The following are encoded together in the Bubalus kerabau isolate K-KA32 ecotype Philippines breed swamp buffalo unplaced genomic scaffold, PCC_UOA_SB_1v2 scaffold_76, whole genome shotgun sequence genome:
- the LOC129641125 gene encoding melanoma-associated antigen B2-like, whose protein sequence is MPRGQKSKRRARDKRRQAQAETHGLHDQASTSRGEETTSSSPPDSESAPSSSSAAGTSKGPPGAQGSTSAAAGAIRKRSGAGGAARSRSGVGGTARSRSGAGAEGQVQGGENSSQASAAAESSHTDLLTMESENLVQYMLFKYKMRELIKRSEMVKVIHRRYKAQYPEILSRASEQMEMVFGMVLKEVRPNSHCYTLVSNLDLSDSESMRGDWGLPKNGLLMPLLGVIYLNGHRTSEEEVWKFLNILGIYDGRMHFIFGDTRKLITEDLVKEEYLEYNQVPGSNPPRYEFLWGPKALTENSKTKVLQFLTKVNNLVPDALLPHYEEALREEAESSGARAATGTGPSASASAGPSASARPGTSAAARAGTSASARADMSALTSAGPSALARAGPSASARAGPSALARPIASAAARAVMSALASAGPSASARDGTSAAARAGTSASTSAHSRATSSRSSGP, encoded by the coding sequence ATGCCTCGTGGGCAGAAGAGTAAGCGCCGTGCTCGTGATAAACGTCGCCAGGCCCAGGCTGAGACCCACGGTCTTCATGATCAGGCTTCCACATCTAGGGGAGAagagaccacctcctcctcccctcctgattcaGAGAGTGCGCCCTCAAGCTCGTCTGCTGCTGGCACCTCCAAGGGGCCTCCGGGAGCCCAAGGCAGCACCAGTGCTGCTGCAGGTGCTATACGCAAAAGATCTGGTGCCGGTGGCGCAGCACGCTCGAGATCTGGAGTAGGTGGCACAGCACGCTCGAGATCTGGTGCAGGTGCCGAGGGCCAAGTTCAGGGAGGTGAAAATTCCTCCCAGGCCTCAGCTGCTGCTGAGAGCTCTCACACAGATCTTCTGACCATGGAGTCAGAGAATTTGGTGCAGTACATGCTGTTTAAGTATAAGATGAGGGAGCTAATTAAGAGGTCAGAAATGGTGAAGGTTATCCACAGAAGGTACAAGGCGCAATACCCTGAGATCCTCAGCAGGGCCTCTGAGCAGATGGAGATGGTGTTTGGCATGGTGCTGAAGGAAGTCAGGCCCAACAGTCACTGCTATACCCTGGTGAGCAACCTAGATCTCAGCGACAGTGAGTCTATGAGAGGTGACTGGGGGCTGCCGAAGAATGGTCTTCTGATGCCTCTGCTGGGTGTCATCTACCTGAATGGCCATCGCACCTCTGAGGAGGAGGTCTGGAAGTTCCTGAATATTCTGGGCATCTATGATGGAAGAATGCACTTCATCTTTGGAGACACCAGGAAGCTCATCACAGAAGATCTGGTAAAGGAAGAGTACCTGGAATACAACCAGGTGCCTGGCAGCAATCCCCCTCGCTATGAGTTCCTGTGGGGTCCTAAAGCGCTCACAGAAAACAGCAAGACGAAAGTCCTGCAATTTTTGACCAAGGTCAACAATTTGGTCCCTGACGCCTTACTGCCGCATTATGAGGAGGCTTtgagagaggaggcagagagctCCGGAGCCAGAGCTGCAACCGGGAccggcccttctgcctcagccagcgctggcccttctgcctcggccagacctggcacttctgctgcagccagggctggcacttcagcctcagccagggctgacatgtctgcctTGACCAGTGCTGGCCCTTCAGCCTTGGCCAGGGCTGGCCCTTCGGCCTCGGCCagggctggcccttctgccttggccagacccatcgcttctgctgcagccagggctgtcATGTCTGCCttggccagtgctggcccttctgcctc